From Desulfuromonas soudanensis, the proteins below share one genomic window:
- a CDS encoding cytochrome c3 family protein translates to MGIHTRSVMTILLMLPALAMQSPAAGAMESADCLGCHGDSSAVGAEYVVGAAFDSTAHAELGCAACHPSVGSSHPDDGLLPEKTHCQNCHDDIQAEYAASMHGENAACNDCHNPHNSRGSEEVSGYDMNRPCVACHDGSEMAGSHGQWLPQADLHLGALPCITCHTGSQEYVITFYLRKKRTGDAVGSFLPAGYEELSVLARDSSVQRLIDGDGDDRISLEELYVFNRQNNGGELILQGMMTPATLTHSYEILESRWDCSFCHASGPKAMQTSFVAFPEKDGSFRRMAVEKGAVLDALYGTPDFYMLGATRSRAMNIAGLVILAGGLVLPVGHGSLRFLTRNNRKGKGPQS, encoded by the coding sequence ATGGGTATCCACACAAGAAGCGTGATGACAATCCTCCTGATGCTGCCGGCCCTGGCGATGCAATCGCCGGCGGCCGGCGCCATGGAAAGCGCCGACTGTCTCGGCTGTCATGGAGACAGCTCGGCCGTCGGCGCCGAGTACGTGGTCGGTGCCGCTTTCGACAGCACCGCCCATGCCGAGCTGGGGTGTGCCGCCTGCCATCCGTCGGTGGGCTCAAGCCATCCCGATGACGGGCTTTTGCCGGAAAAGACTCACTGTCAAAATTGCCATGACGATATTCAGGCGGAATATGCCGCCAGCATGCACGGGGAAAATGCAGCCTGCAACGACTGTCACAACCCGCATAATTCGCGGGGTTCGGAGGAAGTCTCTGGATACGACATGAACCGGCCCTGCGTCGCCTGCCATGACGGTTCCGAAATGGCCGGGAGTCATGGCCAATGGCTCCCCCAGGCCGACCTGCACCTCGGCGCGCTCCCCTGCATCACCTGCCATACCGGTTCCCAGGAGTACGTCATCACCTTCTATCTGAGAAAGAAAAGGACGGGGGATGCTGTCGGGTCCTTTCTCCCGGCGGGGTATGAGGAACTCTCCGTTCTGGCCCGGGACTCAAGCGTTCAGCGCCTGATCGACGGCGATGGCGACGACCGGATCAGTCTCGAAGAACTCTATGTCTTCAACCGTCAAAATAATGGAGGAGAGTTGATTCTCCAGGGGATGATGACCCCGGCGACCCTGACCCACAGCTACGAGATTCTCGAGAGCCGCTGGGACTGCTCCTTCTGTCACGCTTCGGGCCCGAAAGCGATGCAGACCAGCTTTGTCGCCTTTCCCGAGAAGGATGGCAGCTTCCGCCGGATGGCGGTGGAAAAAGGGGCCGTTCTCGACGCCCTGTACGGCACCCCCGATTTTTACATGCTCGGTGCGACCCGGAGCCGGGCCATGAACATCGCCGGTTTGGTGATCCTCGCCGGCGGCCTCGTCCTTCCTGTCGGCCACGGCAGCCTGCGATTTCTCACCCGCAACAACCGCAAGGGAAAGGGGCCCCAGTCATGA
- a CDS encoding sigma-54-dependent transcriptional regulator produces MSRPNVLVVDDEAVIREGMRRILEEREYRVHSADSGHAALERLQQDAFDVVITDLKMPGMGGMEVLKAIRVLQPEVPVIVITGYSAVETAVEVMKNGAFDYLAKPFNPAQIVGMIEKALEQKNFMIQSSPPAGDSEGNGFDLFIGNSPQIRQVYRRILQVAPTDSTVLIHGESGTGKELVARAIHSNSQRQGRPFITVDCTSLAETLLESELFGHVKGSFTGAFQTKTGLFEAADGGTLFLDEISNICLTTQAKLLRVLQAREVTPIGGTRPIPINIRLIAATNRDLKEMLRAGTFREDLYFRLNIIPIQLPVLRERKGDLPLLVSHFLGKFARETGKTIRGLTPGAMTSLESYPFPGNVRELENIIERAVVLTGGDLIRPENLEMTGAQSLACGSNFGAVPETAEELKESKRRIREEAVHPIERAFVLDALNRNGWNITRAALEVGMLRPNFQALLKKQGISVRDRSPA; encoded by the coding sequence ATGAGCAGGCCGAACGTCCTGGTGGTGGATGATGAAGCGGTGATTCGTGAAGGGATGAGACGGATCCTCGAGGAACGGGAGTACCGGGTGCATTCGGCCGACAGCGGACATGCCGCTCTCGAGCGGCTGCAGCAGGACGCCTTTGATGTCGTCATTACCGACTTGAAAATGCCCGGCATGGGTGGGATGGAAGTTCTCAAGGCCATCCGGGTGTTGCAGCCGGAGGTCCCGGTGATCGTCATAACCGGCTACTCGGCGGTGGAAACCGCCGTCGAGGTGATGAAGAACGGGGCCTTCGATTATCTGGCCAAACCCTTCAATCCGGCCCAGATCGTCGGCATGATCGAAAAGGCCCTCGAGCAAAAGAATTTCATGATTCAATCGTCCCCGCCTGCGGGGGACTCGGAGGGAAACGGTTTCGATCTCTTCATCGGCAACAGCCCGCAGATCCGGCAGGTTTACCGGCGTATTCTTCAAGTGGCGCCGACGGACAGTACCGTCCTGATCCACGGGGAAAGCGGCACCGGCAAGGAGCTGGTCGCCCGGGCCATTCACAGCAACAGCCAGCGTCAGGGTCGCCCCTTCATCACCGTCGACTGCACTTCCCTGGCGGAAACGCTCCTCGAAAGCGAGCTTTTCGGTCACGTCAAGGGGTCCTTCACCGGCGCCTTCCAGACCAAAACAGGCCTTTTCGAGGCGGCCGACGGCGGCACCCTCTTTCTCGATGAAATCTCCAACATCTGCCTGACGACCCAGGCCAAACTGCTGCGGGTCCTTCAGGCGCGGGAAGTCACCCCCATCGGCGGCACCCGCCCGATCCCCATCAATATTCGGCTGATTGCCGCAACGAACAGGGATCTCAAGGAAATGCTGCGGGCGGGGACCTTTCGCGAAGACCTCTATTTCCGGCTCAACATCATCCCCATCCAGCTCCCGGTGCTGCGAGAGCGCAAGGGAGACCTGCCGCTGCTGGTCAGCCATTTCCTGGGAAAATTTGCCCGGGAAACGGGAAAGACGATCCGGGGCCTGACCCCGGGGGCGATGACAAGCCTGGAGAGCTATCCCTTCCCGGGGAATGTCCGCGAGCTCGAAAACATCATTGAACGGGCCGTCGTTCTCACCGGGGGGGACCTGATCCGTCCGGAAAACCTGGAGATGACCGGTGCCCAGTCCCTCGCCTGCGGGTCGAACTTCGGGGCGGTGCCGGAGACGGCCGAGGAACTCAAGGAGAGCAAACGCCGCATCCGCGAGGAGGCCGTCCACCCCATCGAGCGGGCCTTCGTGCTCGACGCCCTCAACCGCAACGGCTGGAACATCACCCGGGCGGCCCTGGAAGTCGGCATGCTGCGCCCCAACTTCCAGGCATTGTTGAAAAAACAGGGGATCTCCGTGCGCGACCGATCCCCGGCCTGA
- a CDS encoding sensor histidine kinase produces MRLRLITKFTLVSAALLLFGMALLAAINIQTLKTLLEEEAVRDLDNLSETIIRTTHYQMLEDDRERVYQMIREVGSQKEIEHIRLINKDGTIIFSTDQAEIGTMLDKKTEACNMCHAEDQPLVYVSSMNRSRIFSDRNGKQVLGMAKGIYGERSCSAAACHFHPADAKILGVLDVIVSREGMLAQTISYRNNILALTFVLLLLFSLCLTLLVQKMINGPIKNLLLHTVKLSRGEFDGVVEGGGSDELGELTTAFNTMTVNLRGAREEISGWASTLEQRVEERTRELKEMQSRLLRSEKLASLGELAAGIAHEINNPLTGILMFSSMVIDDRRLDPALKGDMETIVRETGRCAEIVRGLLNFARETVPQKRLDCAARIMELTLGLVEHQIAVQNIRVVRDFAGHLPPVLVDPNQLEQVFMNMVINASQAMPQGGTLTVRIEASSRPETLCIGIADTGCGIPEEDLGRIFDPFFSTKEQRGTGLGLAVSFGIIENHQGQIEVESRLGEGTTITISLPVAGPGVEEAPREMLEV; encoded by the coding sequence GTGCGCCTGAGACTCATCACCAAATTCACTCTCGTCAGCGCCGCCCTCCTCCTTTTCGGCATGGCTCTTCTGGCGGCCATCAACATTCAGACCCTGAAGACCCTCCTGGAAGAGGAGGCGGTCCGGGATCTGGACAATCTGAGCGAGACGATCATCCGCACCACCCACTACCAGATGCTCGAAGATGACCGTGAGCGGGTCTACCAGATGATCCGGGAAGTCGGCAGCCAGAAGGAGATCGAACACATCCGCCTGATCAACAAGGATGGTACGATCATTTTCTCCACCGACCAGGCCGAGATCGGCACCATGCTCGACAAAAAGACGGAAGCCTGCAACATGTGCCACGCCGAAGATCAGCCGCTGGTCTATGTCTCCTCCATGAACCGCAGCCGCATCTTCAGCGACCGCAACGGCAAACAGGTGCTGGGGATGGCCAAGGGGATCTACGGCGAAAGGAGTTGCAGCGCCGCTGCCTGCCATTTCCACCCGGCCGACGCCAAGATCCTCGGGGTTCTCGATGTCATCGTCTCCCGGGAAGGGATGCTGGCTCAGACCATCAGCTATCGCAACAACATCCTGGCGCTGACCTTTGTCCTCCTCCTCCTCTTTTCCCTCTGCCTGACCCTGCTGGTGCAGAAGATGATCAATGGCCCGATCAAAAATCTCCTGTTGCATACGGTCAAACTCTCCCGGGGGGAGTTCGACGGGGTGGTGGAAGGGGGTGGGAGCGATGAACTCGGTGAGCTGACGACCGCCTTCAACACCATGACGGTCAACCTGCGGGGGGCCCGGGAGGAAATCAGCGGCTGGGCCTCCACCCTCGAACAGCGGGTGGAGGAGAGAACCCGCGAGCTCAAGGAGATGCAATCGCGGCTGCTGCGTTCGGAAAAGCTCGCTTCTCTCGGCGAACTCGCCGCCGGCATCGCCCACGAAATCAACAACCCCCTGACGGGGATTCTGATGTTTTCCTCCATGGTGATCGATGACCGGCGTCTTGACCCGGCCCTGAAAGGGGATATGGAGACGATTGTCCGGGAAACCGGACGCTGCGCGGAGATCGTTCGGGGACTGCTCAACTTCGCCCGGGAGACGGTGCCGCAAAAACGCCTCGACTGCGCGGCCCGGATCATGGAGCTGACCCTCGGGCTCGTCGAGCATCAGATCGCCGTCCAGAACATCCGGGTGGTGCGGGATTTCGCCGGCCATCTGCCGCCGGTCCTCGTCGATCCCAACCAGCTCGAGCAGGTCTTCATGAACATGGTCATCAATGCCAGTCAGGCCATGCCCCAGGGGGGGACGTTGACGGTGAGGATCGAGGCGTCCTCCCGGCCGGAGACCCTCTGCATCGGCATAGCCGACACCGGTTGCGGCATCCCCGAAGAAGATCTGGGGAGAATTTTCGATCCCTTCTTCAGCACCAAGGAGCAGCGGGGAACCGGGCTGGGTCTGGCGGTTTCCTTCGGTATTATAGAGAATCACCAGGGGCAGATCGAAGTGGAGAGCAGGCTCGGGGAAGGGACGACCATCACCATCTCCCTGCCGGTGGCCGGCCCAGGGGTGGAGGAGGCACCCAGGGAGATGCTGGAGGTGTAA
- a CDS encoding cytochrome b/b6 domain-containing protein: MTAKRIYLTPTPVRIWHWLNAFGIVTLCLTGLQLRFPEYVDLFGGYKGAVRLHNTAGIVVSVSFLLWLGYYLLVTGTLSRLYVPNRLDLQYGLLRQAKYYFLTFFLGHSSPHHSTPGDKFNPMQKSAYLVIMMILVPLVIVTGLLLMNITPLRALVLALGGLKFLIGAHFLLACSLGAFLFTHVYLATMGHTPLAHFKPMWTGWEEAEKEEEIGAGHG, translated from the coding sequence ATGACGGCAAAGCGAATCTATCTGACTCCGACGCCGGTGCGCATCTGGCACTGGCTCAACGCCTTCGGGATCGTCACCCTCTGCCTGACCGGCCTGCAGCTGCGCTTCCCCGAATATGTCGACCTTTTCGGCGGCTACAAGGGGGCGGTGCGTCTGCACAACACGGCGGGGATTGTGGTGTCGGTCTCCTTTCTGCTCTGGCTCGGCTACTATCTGCTGGTCACCGGAACCCTCTCAAGGCTCTACGTTCCCAACCGGCTAGACCTGCAATACGGCCTCCTGCGCCAGGCCAAATACTATTTTCTCACCTTTTTTCTCGGACATTCCAGCCCTCACCACAGCACCCCGGGAGACAAGTTCAATCCCATGCAGAAATCGGCCTATCTGGTGATCATGATGATCCTCGTCCCCCTGGTGATCGTCACCGGCCTGTTGCTGATGAACATCACTCCCCTGCGCGCCCTGGTGCTGGCCCTCGGCGGCCTCAAATTCCTCATCGGGGCCCATTTTCTCCTGGCCTGTTCCCTCGGTGCCTTTCTCTTCACCCACGTCTATCTGGCGACTATGGGCCATACTCCCCTGGCGCACTTCAAGCCGATGTGGACCGGCTGGGAGGAGGCGGAAAAAGAAGAGGAAATCGGGGCCGGTCATGGTTAA
- a CDS encoding menaquinol oxidoreductase — protein sequence METGQQKGLEGPELTNSAAGSEGEGGGRLEACSLRIKGLRGRPVQGALGVVLFVLLSLLALRVEALFPVIPAGLRRLLGASPSTDLINIALVVYSFSALILILSRMMGGDLRYRGWVHLGYMGGFFLFYLYAGALKENFWAIFAAGITIFALEYFNLWTACQEEIRREEKVLRFLSAQEKPGEGD from the coding sequence ATGGAAACGGGTCAGCAAAAGGGACTGGAAGGGCCTGAATTGACAAATTCCGCGGCGGGCAGCGAAGGGGAGGGGGGTGGGCGTCTGGAGGCTTGCAGCCTGAGAATCAAGGGGCTGCGGGGGCGACCTGTTCAGGGAGCACTGGGGGTGGTCCTCTTCGTCCTGCTGAGCCTTCTCGCTTTGCGGGTCGAGGCCCTCTTCCCGGTGATCCCCGCCGGTCTGCGCCGCCTTCTCGGTGCGTCCCCGTCAACCGATCTGATCAACATCGCCCTGGTCGTTTACAGCTTTTCGGCCCTGATTCTTATCCTCTCCCGGATGATGGGGGGAGATCTGCGCTACCGCGGCTGGGTCCACCTGGGGTATATGGGGGGCTTTTTCCTCTTTTATCTCTATGCCGGGGCCCTGAAGGAGAATTTTTGGGCGATCTTCGCTGCGGGGATAACCATCTTCGCCCTCGAGTACTTCAACCTCTGGACCGCCTGCCAGGAGGAGATACGCCGGGAAGAGAAAGTGCTGAGGTTCCTTTCGGCGCAGGAAAAACCAGGGGAGGGAGACTGA
- a CDS encoding AEC family transporter has protein sequence MPLFLEILTIVLPVFLVIALGYFLKRLALIDAPFLFQTNRLVYYIALPLLLFYKIGSADFFASFNGTLVLGSAAAIAIAFACSYGYAALRRYPPAARGVFSQGAFRGNLAYMGLAIVLNAYGDEGLTRAGILMGFLVPVLNFFAILALLLPHRQDGTATGKGFWTRQILLNPLILASFAGIFWSFFDLPIPTILDRTLHIATGMTLPLALLAIGGSFSLQKLKGDLVMAGFATGIKIVWLPLVAAAILVALGVRGQDLGIGVLMAGTPAATATYIMAHQLKGDAELAGSIVMMSTLLSAFTYTLSLFILRGFGLL, from the coding sequence ATGCCCCTGTTCCTCGAAATCCTGACCATCGTTCTCCCGGTTTTCCTCGTCATCGCCCTCGGCTATTTCCTGAAACGACTGGCCCTGATCGACGCCCCCTTTCTCTTCCAGACCAACCGCCTCGTCTACTACATCGCCCTCCCCCTCCTCCTCTTTTACAAGATCGGCAGCGCCGACTTCTTCGCGAGCTTCAACGGCACCCTGGTCCTCGGCTCGGCAGCGGCCATCGCCATCGCCTTCGCCTGCTCCTACGGCTACGCCGCCCTGCGCCGTTATCCCCCCGCCGCCCGGGGGGTCTTCAGCCAGGGAGCCTTCCGCGGCAACCTCGCCTATATGGGACTGGCCATCGTCCTCAACGCCTATGGCGACGAGGGTCTCACCCGGGCCGGCATCCTCATGGGATTTCTCGTCCCGGTGCTCAACTTCTTCGCCATCCTCGCCCTCCTCCTCCCCCATCGCCAGGACGGCACCGCGACCGGCAAAGGGTTCTGGACCCGGCAGATTCTCCTCAATCCGCTGATTCTCGCCTCCTTCGCCGGGATTTTCTGGAGCTTTTTCGACCTGCCGATACCGACGATACTCGACCGCACCCTGCATATCGCCACCGGAATGACGCTCCCTCTGGCGCTATTGGCCATCGGCGGTTCCTTCTCCCTGCAAAAACTCAAGGGAGACCTGGTGATGGCCGGATTCGCCACCGGCATCAAGATCGTCTGGCTCCCCCTGGTGGCCGCGGCGATCCTGGTCGCCCTCGGGGTGCGCGGTCAGGATCTGGGGATCGGCGTGCTGATGGCCGGCACGCCTGCCGCCACCGCCACCTACATCATGGCTCACCAGCTCAAGGGCGACGCCGAACTGGCGGGCTCGATCGTCATGATGTCGACCCTCCTTTCGGCTTTCACCTACACCCTCTCCCTCTTCATCCTGCGCGGTTTCGGCTTGCTGTAA